TGAACGGAGGCGACGATTATTTCAACGCATGGCTGGAAACGCTTGAAGGGTTTCTGGCCGAGACCGGCATGGCTGAACAGGATCAGGTTGCCGCACTGCGGGATGCGTGGGAATCGGCGTATCTCAGCACGCCACACGGTGCACCGGTGAAGTTGGCGGATGTCTGACGTCGCTGTTTGCCAAGGGGAAAC
The Sulfitobacter noctilucicola genome window above contains:
- a CDS encoding nitrile hydratase accessory protein, translating into MKPEPAFDAPWHAQVFALTVHLNEAGHFEWPAWAERFGATLKRHGVSRELNGGDDYFNAWLETLEGFLAETGMAEQDQVAALRDAWESAYLSTPHGAPVKLADV